In a genomic window of Columba livia isolate bColLiv1 breed racing homer chromosome 4, bColLiv1.pat.W.v2, whole genome shotgun sequence:
- the TMEM128 gene encoding transmembrane protein 128: METGGSTRAQLPRLRRPLRRGPELRDPLLPQPPSGGGGTAEESTAVEKERKPLTRLNAHSAFWILASIAVTYYFDFFKTIKETIQADSWWFLSGSCLLAACLSVAFYCILYLEWYRGIQDYDTQYPALIPITTATFIAAALCFNVALWPVWSFMTPLLLFIQFMGVVMLVSLLG, encoded by the exons ATGGAGACGGGCGGCAGTACCCGGGCGCAGCTCCCGAGGCTCAGGCGCCCTTTGCGGCGAGGGCCAGAGCTCCGCGACCCGCTGCTGCCGCAGCCGCCTTCGGGGGGCGGTGGCACGGCCG AAGAGTCTACAGCtgtagagaaggaaaggaaacctCTTACCAGACTGAATGCTCATTCTGCATTCTGGATATTGGCATCAATTGCTGTCACGTactactttgatttttttaaaactattaaaGAAACTATTCAAGCAGACAG CTGGTGGTTTTTATCTGGCAGCTGTTTATTGGCTGCATGTTTATCTGTTGCCTTTTACTGCATACTATATCTGGAGTGGTATCGTGGAATTCAGGACTACGACACCCAGTATCCAGCACTGATACCTATCACAACAGCTACCTTTATTGCAGCGGCCCTTTG TTTCAATGTTGCCTTGTGGCCTGTCTGGTCATTTATGACACCTTTGCTGCTCTTCATTCAGTTTATGGGTGTTGTGATGCTTGTGTCACTCTTGGGATAA